GATCGCGGGAATGGGGATGGGGGACAGGTCGCCGTTCAAGTTGGGGGCGATCGCCCGGTCCTGGGCGACCACCTGAATGGCCTGGATGACCCGGGCTGGCAGCTCGCGGCGGCGCTGCACCTTGGCGAGGTCGGTGTCGCGCAGCCGGCCTTCGCGCAGCGGGGCGCTCAGGATGTTGGCCGCCGCCACCGCGTCGGCGACGGCGAGGTTGATCCCGACGCCACCGATCGGTGACATGGCATGGGCCGCATCGCCGATGCAGAGCAGGCCGGTGCGCCACCACGTCTTGAGCCGGTCCACCCGCACGTCGAGCTGACTGGTCTCGTCCCAGGAGCGAAGGTCGTTGACGTGTTCGCGTAGCTGAGGCCGTGCCGTCACGATGCGCTCTTTGAATGCCTCGAGCGATCCGTCGCGGGGGTTCGATCCCTTCGGCATTAGATGGGCGATCTGCCAGTAGTCGCCCCGGTAGATCAGGGCCATGATGAAGCCTTTGCGGGCCACGCCGTACAGCTCCTGCGGATCGCCGGGACGCCAGTTCAGCCGGAACCACAGCACGTCCATCGGCGAGTGCGCCCGGGCGACCTCCAGCCCGGCCGCGGCCCGGACCGCCGATTTGCGCCCGTCCGCGCCGACCACCAGGTCGCAGCGCACCTCGAGCTCGGGCGTGCGCACCCCGACCACCCGGCCGCCGTCGAAGATCAGGTCTTTGACCTCGGCGTTGCGGATCAGCGTGAATTCCGGGTAGGCGGAAGCTTTTTCGGCGAGAAAGTCGAGGAAGTCCCACTGCGGCATCAACGCGATGTAGGGCTGCTTGAAACCCAGCCGTTTGAGCACACCGAAGTTGCCGAAGGTGCGAATGGACCCGTCGGTGTCAAACGCGACCCGGTCGACTTTGGTGTGCGGCAGCCGCAGCAGCTCGTCGACCAACCCGAGCTCGTCCATGATCCGCAGGGTGCTCGGATGCACCGTGTCGCCGCGGAAGTCGCGCAGGAAGTCATTGTGTTTCTCCAAAACCACAACCCGAATTCCGGCGCGGGCGAGCAAGAGCGCGTGAACCAGGCCGGCGGGGCCCCCACCGGCGACACATACCTGGGTCTGAAGGACTTCCGCCACGGCCCGACCCTACCGCGCGCCCGCAATTGTTTGCCGTCTGATTCGCGCGTGTGCGCCGCCGAAACCCCTTATGGTGTGCGGTACGAATACCGCTCGCCTTGCGCGATGGTCGACGAAGGAGCGTGTGCATGGGGTCTTTTGTTCGCCCGGCAGCCCGGGCCGTTGCCGGCGGCATGGCGGCCTGCGCGGCCAGTGTGGCAATGCTTTTCCCGGCGGCCGGTTCGGCAGCGGCGGACGTGCCGATGGACGATCCGGAGCCGGCCCCCGTGTCGTCGCTGCCCAATTGCACGGCGGCCGATCTGGCCCAGGTTTCGGCGGGCGTCGCCGCGGCCACGTCGGCCTACCTGTTCACGCATCCGGACGTCAACGCGTACTTCACCAGTTTGAAGGGCCAACCGCGCAGCGACATGCGTGATCAGTTGAAGCAGTACATGGATGCCAACCCCCAGACCCATACCGACCTCGAGGGCATTCGCCAGCCGCTGACGGACTTCCAGAATCGGTGCCGCTGACGCATCGCGGTCAGCCGGCCGGCGGCGGCTGCAGATGCATCGCCAGGTCGCTCAACTCGAGGATCGTCTGAATCTCGGTGTCGCGGAACGGCCGTCCGTCGGGGCCGAGCAGGTCGTGAAACCATTCCTGCGGCATCGCCGGATCCGGGTTCGGCTGGTCCCAGGAGTCCCAGGGAAAGTACGTCTGGGTCTTGCCGGCCACGAATCCCCAATTGAATGCGCCGACGCCGGCGCGCTTGGCGATCGGCAGGATGTTTTGCACCGTGCTGCCCAGCGGCCGGGCCATGTACTCGGTGCACAGGATCGGCCGCCCGAGCGGGACGAGCTGGTCGATGCGCCTCTCGAACTCCGCCGGTTCGCCGTAGCAGTGGAAGGTGATGACGTCGGAGTTGTCGAGCTGGATGCCGGCGATGACGCTGCGGCTTGCCGGGTCGGCCCACTCGCCGTGCCAGACGCCGCTCGTCAACGGCTGGCGCGGATCGACCAGCCGCGCCCACTCGAACACCTGAGGGAGCAGGTTGGCGACCAGGTCGAGCTTGTCCTTGCGCTCCACCGACGCGTAGGTGTCCGCGGGATTGTCCGGTTCGTTCCACAGGTCCCAGCCCAAAATGCGGTCGTCATTGCGGAATTGGGTCAGGACGCCGGTGACATACCCGCGCAGGGTGCGGACGTAGCCGCGGTCGTCGAGGCGCGCGGCGCCCGGGCTCTGCACCCAACCGGAGTTGTGGATACCGGGCCGGGGCGCGCGCTGCGGACCCGGCTGCGGGAACGGATCCCAACACGAATCGAACAAGACGAACAGCGGTTTGATGCCGTGGTGGGCCGCGATGTCGACGAACCGCGCGAGACGGCCCTGGAACCCGCGGTGGTCCTGCGCCCAGAGCAGGTCGTGCAGGAAGACCCGCACCGCGTTGAAGCCGTTGGACTGGGCCCAGCCCAATTCGGTGTCGATGCGCCGGGGATCGAACGTGTCGGCCTGAAACATCTCCAGCTGGTTGATGGCGTTGGACGTGATGTAGTTCGCGCCCACCGGCCAACCCTGCGCTTGATACCAGCGGTTGGCCCGCTCGGGCGACCAGCGGCTGGCCTGCGGTGAGGTGCGCGGGGGCTGCGCTGACGCATGTGGTGCGCGGGCCAAAGCAATGCCTCCTGCCGCTAACAGCGGCAACTTCAACACCATTCGACGGTGCACGAAGTCACCTCGGTTCCCCCGGTCGATGTGGTTCACCCTTGCTCGTAGAGTATGGATCGTTTCTCTAAAGCAATCGTACATCCCTGTCACACAACGCATTTCGGCGGTTTCATAGTGACTGGGATAACGCCGTCAACCAGCCGGGACCCTCAGATCGGCGGTCTGAGAGCGCGGCGCAGCGCGCCGACTATTCTTCAATCCTACGCGGCCAATCAGAAGCAGTGTTCGTCGGCCGGGAAAACCCCGCCGGCCACCTCGTGCGCATATTGCGTTGCGGCCCGGCGCAATTCCCCGCCGATGTCGGCGAAGCGCTTGACGAAACGGGCGGCCTTGCCGCTGCTCATGCCGGCCATGTCCTGCCACACCAGGACCTGCCCGTCGCAGTTCGGTCCGGCGCCGATCCCGATGGTCGGGATGGTCAGCTTGCCGGTGATCTGCGTGGCCAACTCGGCCGGCACCATCTCCATCACCACCGAGAACGCCCCGGCCTCGGCGACGGCGATCGCGTCCGCGACGGTCTGTTCGGCCGCGTCGCCGCGGCCCTGGACCCGGAAGCCGCCCAGGCTGTTCACGCTCTGCGGGGTGAACCCGATGTGCGCCATCACCGGGATGCCCGCGGCGGTCAGGCAGGCGATCTGCTCGGCGACCCGTTCGCCGCCCTCGAGCTTCACCGCGTGCGCGCCGCCCTCTTTCATGAACCGCGTAGCGGCGGCCAGCGCGGCGGCGGGCCCGGCCTCGTAGCTGCCGAACGGCAGGTCCGCGACGACC
The sequence above is drawn from the Mycobacterium marseillense genome and encodes:
- a CDS encoding FAD-dependent oxidoreductase, which gives rise to MAEVLQTQVCVAGGGPAGLVHALLLARAGIRVVVLEKHNDFLRDFRGDTVHPSTLRIMDELGLVDELLRLPHTKVDRVAFDTDGSIRTFGNFGVLKRLGFKQPYIALMPQWDFLDFLAEKASAYPEFTLIRNAEVKDLIFDGGRVVGVRTPELEVRCDLVVGADGRKSAVRAAAGLEVARAHSPMDVLWFRLNWRPGDPQELYGVARKGFIMALIYRGDYWQIAHLMPKGSNPRDGSLEAFKERIVTARPQLREHVNDLRSWDETSQLDVRVDRLKTWWRTGLLCIGDAAHAMSPIGGVGINLAVADAVAAANILSAPLREGRLRDTDLAKVQRRRELPARVIQAIQVVAQDRAIAPNLNGDLSPIPIPAIVGRGPLQSIPPIAFGRGLRPEHVRTPDMHTA
- a CDS encoding heme-binding protein, which codes for MGSFVRPAARAVAGGMAACAASVAMLFPAAGSAAADVPMDDPEPAPVSSLPNCTAADLAQVSAGVAAATSAYLFTHPDVNAYFTSLKGQPRSDMRDQLKQYMDANPQTHTDLEGIRQPLTDFQNRCR
- a CDS encoding 1,4-beta-xylanase, yielding MHRRMVLKLPLLAAGGIALARAPHASAQPPRTSPQASRWSPERANRWYQAQGWPVGANYITSNAINQLEMFQADTFDPRRIDTELGWAQSNGFNAVRVFLHDLLWAQDHRGFQGRLARFVDIAAHHGIKPLFVLFDSCWDPFPQPGPQRAPRPGIHNSGWVQSPGAARLDDRGYVRTLRGYVTGVLTQFRNDDRILGWDLWNEPDNPADTYASVERKDKLDLVANLLPQVFEWARLVDPRQPLTSGVWHGEWADPASRSVIAGIQLDNSDVITFHCYGEPAEFERRIDQLVPLGRPILCTEYMARPLGSTVQNILPIAKRAGVGAFNWGFVAGKTQTYFPWDSWDQPNPDPAMPQEWFHDLLGPDGRPFRDTEIQTILELSDLAMHLQPPPAG
- the panB gene encoding 3-methyl-2-oxobutanoate hydroxymethyltransferase; protein product: MSEHNVYGANSSAPAQPLTKIRTHHLQKMKAEGHKWAMLTAYDYSTARIFDEAGIPVLLVGDSAANVVYGYDTTVPVSIDELIPLVRGVVRGAQHAMVVADLPFGSYEAGPAAALAAATRFMKEGGAHAVKLEGGERVAEQIACLTAAGIPVMAHIGFTPQSVNSLGGFRVQGRGDAAEQTVADAIAVAEAGAFSVVMEMVPAELATQITGKLTIPTIGIGAGPNCDGQVLVWQDMAGMSSGKAARFVKRFADIGGELRRAATQYAHEVAGGVFPADEHCF